The following are encoded in a window of Balaenoptera ricei isolate mBalRic1 chromosome 1, mBalRic1.hap2, whole genome shotgun sequence genomic DNA:
- the LOC132351583 gene encoding myomegalin-like, with translation MLQLKTVMHQPLEKKGPAERGVNEWKTQPEKAGFSSVSHSGKYSLIQDQARELTHLREKMRIGRAVSSLLLQHVKNTVKTFEELLSSNKIDYYMEQRFREQLAKGSQLAESLASRFNTDDCISKKNQRQQVLRNLSILRELQKKGKMMEVLETKQDARPQTRPQTRSSSHAQSAAHRSSSSTSPQSDEQEVRPAVDVANVSPATPADSGSLPSNHSEAMSAQPFYPLSGTTQMSGTPDPGLHGSSGPWDEMRPQKMNASGNLSSFSSLYQPNSKPSGADLLEKNLVEIRNLRQRLEESIFVNDRLQERLEYVLSNAHQGKSTAQPAPDVSLATPHSYTESHYSGSGKDIL, from the exons ATGCTCCAGCTGAAGACTGTGATGCATCAGCCCTTAGAGAAGAAGGGACCTGCTGAGAGGGGAGTGAATGAGTGGAAGACTCAGCCTGAGAAAGCAGGATTCTCCTCTGTGTCCCACAGTGG GAAATATTCCTTGATCCAGGATCAGGCTCGAGAGTTGACCCACCTGCGGGAAAAGATGAGGATTGGGAGGGCtgtctcttcccttctcctccaaCATGTCAAGAACACAGTGAAGACCTTTGAAGAGCTCCTCAGCAGTAATAAGATCGACTACTACATGGAGCAGCGTTTCCGTGAGCAGCTGGCCAAGGGCAGCCAGCTGGCGGAGAGCCTGGCCAGCAGATTCAACACAG aTGACTGTATAAGTAAGAAGAATCAAAGACAACAGGTGCTGCGGAACCTCAG TATCTTAAGGGAGTTGCAGAAGAAGGGTAAAATGATGGAAGTCCTAGAGACCAAGCAGGATGCCCGGCCCCAGACTAGGCCCCAGACCCGCTCCAGCAGCCATGCCCAGTCCGCTGCCCATCGCTCCTCTAGCAGCACGTCCCCACAGTCTGACGAGCAGGAAGTGCGCCCTGCAGTGGATGTGGCCA ATGTCAGCCCAGCCACTCCTGCTGATTCAGGTTCATTGCCCAGCAACCATTCAGAAGCCATGTCTGCTCAGCCCTTCTATCCTTTGAGTGGCACCACACAGATGAGTGGGACACCAGACCCTGGGCTTCATGGCAGCAGTGGCCCATGGGACGAGATGAGGCCTCAGAAGATGAATGCATCTGGGAACctatcctccttctcctctttatACCAGCCCAACTCCAAGCCCTCTG GGGCCGACCTGCTGGAAAAGAATCTTGTTGAGATCCGGAACCTGCGCCAGCGCCTGGAGGAATCCATATTCGTCAATGACCGCCTGCAGGAGAGGCTGGAATATGTGCTCAGCAATGCTCACCAAGGAAAAA